AGCTAATAAAACCATTTTTTATACATTTTAATTATAGAAAATTTTTACTAAAGCTTTAATTTATATATTTTTGATATTATTATAATTCAAAAACTATAAAAAAAGATAAAAGATGTTTACCAATAGATATAGTGAATTAAAACTCTTAAACGATGAATATGTAAGTAACAATTTTGCCTTTACCATCTTATATGGTAGGAGACGTGTAGGCAAAACTACACTTATAAAAGAATTTATCAAAGACAAGCCTGCGATTTATTTTTTGGCAACGCTTGAAAATTTTAGTGTTGTGTTAAAAAGATTCCAGCTCTTAGTAGCAGAGTTTTTAAACGACAATTTTTTAAAAGAACTGCAACTTCGAGACTTTAAGCAGCTTTTTGAATATATAGGACAAAAAAATTTTTCACAAAAATTAGTCATTATCATTGATGAATTTCAATACCTTGGCAAGCTTGATGAGAGTATTGCGTCACAGTTTCAACTCATTGTCGATGAAATTTTAAAAAATAAGAACATTCATTTGATCCTTTGTGGCTCGATAATTTCAATGATGTATGAGCAAACACTCTCGTATTCTTCACCACTTTATGGTAGACGTACGAGTCAAATCAAGCTTGAGGCGATAAATTTTGAGTATTTAAAAGAATTTTTTCCAAGCAAAAGCCAAAATGAACTTATAGAGCTTTACGCAGTGCTTTATGGCGTGCCGAAATATCTTGAAATGTTTAGCGATAGTGGTGAAATTTTAAACAGTATCGAAGCAAATATACTAAATCCAAACTCATACCTTTACAACGAACCACAATTTATCTTGCAAAATGAGGTCAATGAGCCAGTGACCTATTTTTCTATACTTGAGGCGATTGCAAATGGTGAGCATAAACTTGGCAGCATAGCAAGTCGGCTTGGTAAAAATGTGCAAAATATCACATCTTTTATTGCAAAACTAACCGAACTAGACATTATTTATAAAGAGGTTCCGATTCTAGAAGATAATCCAGCTAAGAGCAAAAAAGGGCTTTATTTTATAAAAGATAACTTTTTTCGATTTTGGTTTTGTTATGTCCTGCCTTATAAAAGCCAGTTAGAATTAGGAAACACTAATTATGTAAGAAAAAAAATAGCTGAGAATTTTAACGGCTTTATATCGCCTGTGTATGAACAGCTTTGCATTGAGTATCTGCTAAAAAACTATGAACTTCTAAAATGTGGCAGACACTGGGATAAGGATCTTGAGATCGATGCTATAGGCATTAGCAAAGACTATATCATACTTGCTGAGTGCAAATACTCAAACAAAAAGGTAGGTGTTGATATTTTAGAGCAACTAAAGCAAAAAGCATCTAGGCTAAATAGCAATCTAGCAGTAAAACACTATATATTATTCAGCAAATGTGGTTTTACTGATGAGCTTAAGAAAATTAAGAGCGATGAAGTGGTTTTGGTAGAGAATATACAGTTTAAAATTTAGACAATAAATTCTTATGCCCTGGCAACTTCAAAGGATAAATTGCTATGTTTCAAGAAGTTATGCAGGGCAAAAACAAGCTCTTTAGGCTCACACGAAAGGCTAAAGTCTATTTTATTTTTAAATTTAAAATGCTAAAATTTTCTATCACACCAAAAAAAGGGGCAAAAATGCAAATCATAAGCTCATTATTTAGAATTATAGGATGTCTTTTTTGCCTATTTGTTTGTGCTATTGATTTATTTGTTATGGCTGTGATATACATCGTTATCTTCGGTACTTTTGGCATTTTTACCTATGCTTTAATCACTAGCTTTTTTTCTGCCTCATAAAACTCTTATATGCCAATCGTTTTTTATACAACTAATAAAGTAGGCACTCATAAACAACCAGCCCTTTAATATATTACCAAATATCTGCTCGCATCTTTTGCCACATACTAAAGCGATATATAATCTTGAGAGCAAACTACATATCTACACAAATTTCAATATTATTTAACAAATAATATTACAGTAGTTTGTGTGATAACAGCTATTTAAAAATTGCTCCAAAAGCACTTGGAACATAAAGACTTTTTAGCTATATTTTTTAAGAAAAATCTTTTTAATGGCTGTATCATAAAATGTGATTATATTGAGTGATTAATGGCTTAAGAATAGTGAAAAATAAATAATATGGTGGCCCCGAATGGACTTGAACCATCGACCACCACCATGTCAAGGTGGTGCTCTACCAACTGAGCTACGGGACCAAATAAAAGAATTGAAATAATACATAAATTTTCTTTGCAAGTAGCTTAAAAATTTTGAAAATTTATAAAATTTTACACCTATAATAATATGTTACCTAACATCATTATAAAATCATTTTTTTATAGTATGAAAATAATAAAAATTAAATTTTTTTATCATATTTTATATGTAAATTTTATGTTTATCCCTAAATTTAGGGATTTTATCAAAAAAATGTTAAAAAAATATTTTCTTTATTTCTCATTCTTTTCTCACAAAAAATTTTATATAATGCCACTAACAACTTTTTTAAAGGAGACAGAATGAAAAATTTGTCAAGACGCGAAATGCTCAAAATGAGTATGGTTGGTGCTAGTGCTTTAGCTTTATCAGCTGTAAATGCAAATGCTTCAGCGGTTGATGCAAAGGGTGTGAAATTCGACGAAGAGTGGGATGTCATCGTCATTGGCTCTGGTTTTGCAGGACTTGCAGCAGCTCTAACATCGGCTAAAAAAGGCAACAAGGTTTTAATCCTTGAAAAGATGGGTCGTATCGGTGGCAACTCTGTTATAAACGGTGGCGGTATGAGCGTTTGCGCTAACCCAGTGCAAGCAAAAACAGGCATTAAAGATAGCAAAGAGCTTTTCATCGCTGATTGTATGAAGGCTGGTCTTGGCATAAACCACCCAGAGCTACTAAATGCTATTGCTGATCGCGGTATCGACGCGCTAAATTTCTTAATCGAAAACGGCGTTCAGTTTAAAGAGCACTGCGCGCACTTTGGCGGCCACACCGTAGCTCGCTCAATGCTAACTACAAACGACTCTGGCTCTGGCTACATCCAGCCAATGTTAGAAAAATTTGAAGCATTAAAAGATAGCGGTTGCGAGCTTAGAAGAAGAGCAAAATTTGATGATTTTGTGATGGAGGGCGACAGGGTTGTGGGCGTAGTCATACGCGAAGAGTATAAATTTGACTCAAAGCTTTACAGCGATGACCTTGAAAACACAAGCGGTACCAAAAAGACGCTAAAAGCTAAAAAAGGCGTCGTGCTAGCAAGCGGTGGCTTTAGCAACGATAAGGCGTTTAGAAAGCTACAAGATCCTAGAATTCCAGATGATGTCGATGCGACAAACCACGCTGGCGCAACAGCTGGCGCGCTTTTAAAAGCGTTTGAGATAGGTGCGTATCCTGTTCAGATAGACTGGATCCAGTTTGGTCCTTGGGCTAGCCCAGACGAGAAGGGCTTTGGTACAGGTCCTATCCTAACTCAACAAGGCACATTTAAGTATGGTATCGCGGTCGATGTTCGTAACGGCAAGCGCTTTATGAACGAGCTAGCTGATAGAAAGACGCGCGCGGACGCTGAGTTTAAAATTTTACGCGAAGCACCGGGCAAGTATCCTATAACATTTGCTGATACAAAGATGGCGTTTAAAGATCTTAGCGAAGATGTTATCCAAAAAGGTCTTGCAAGTGGTAAGCTAGTAGGCGAGTGTGCAAATCTCGATGAGATCGCGTCAAAATACGGCGTACCAGCTGACGCGCTAAAAGAGACTGTTAAAAAATACAACGAAGGCGTAAGAGCGAAAAAAGATGAGTTTGGCAAGCAAGAAAGCGCGCTAAGCGAGATAAATGAGGCTGGACCATTCTATGTTATCCGCCTATCTCCAAAGCCTCACCACACAATGGGTGGCTTAAAGATAAATGAAAAAGCAGAGGTCATCTCAGCTAAAACTAACAAAGCTATCCCGGGACTTTACGCGGCTGGCGAAGTCACAGGCGGAACACACGGTGCAAGCCGTTTAGGAACGGTTGCGATTACTGATTGTATCGTATTCGGCATGATAGCAGGCGAGAATATCTAATTTACACTGCAAGAGCATTTTGCTCTTGCACTTACAAACAATATATTCAAATTTAAGGGCAAACAATGAAAAAGCTAAAACTAACAGCTATACTTATGTGCTTTTTCTCTATATATTTATTTGCTGCTGCTGATATAAATACTACTACTGTTAAGACAATAGTAATATCCGATGAACTTAGGCAAAAGCATAAGATAAAACCACACCATGAGCATTTGGCATTTGATTGTATAGATTGTCACGAAGGACAAGGTGATGATCCTAGTAAGTTTAAAGCCATAGGAGATAAAGGCTGTCTAAGCTGTCATAAATCAAAGGCATTTATGGCACAAAGATTAAAATTTATGGATACACTAAAAGCAAATCCACACAACTCAGTACATGATGGTCCTACACTATATTGTGATGAGTGTCACTTTGAACATAAACAATCAACCAATATGTGTACAGAGTGTCATGAACATGAGGTTCCACAATGGATGGGGGTAACACCATGAAAATTTCTAAAAAGGTATTGGCTGCTATTATATTAGTAAGTGGCATTATAGGATTTTTAGTTGTGCTTCCTGTTCACTATGCACTAGAAGAGACAAGTGGAGATAAGTTTTGCGTAGTATGTCATGAGATGGATCCTATGGTTATGAGCTATCAACATGATGTTCATAGTGGTAAGGGAGCTACTGGCACAAAGGCAAAGTGTGTTGATTGTCATATACCACATGATAATCTTGCAAAGTATGTCTTAACAAAGGCAAAAAATGGTATAGTTGAAGGATATGTTCACTTCTTTGGTGATCCTGATAGTATAGACTGGCATAAAAATCGTAAGAATAGAGAGAGTTATGTATTTGATAATGGTTGTATGAGCTGTCATACAGATATACTTACAACAACAGCTTCATCACAACAAGCTAAAAAGATGCATGCTCACTATACAAAGCTATTAAACACTGATAAAGAGATAAAGTGTGTAAGCTGTCATACAACAACAGGACATGGTGGCCAGATGAGAAACTATCTTGAATACTATAAACCAACTCTAAAAATCTATGAGAATAAGATGCTAGGTGAAAGGATAAAGGCTAAGCAGGAATTCTTTGGTAAAGATTATGAGCTTAGTAAGGAGGAGAGGGAGTATTTGGAAAAAAACACAAACAAAAAGTCTGGACACTAAGATGAAGCGTATCTTGCTATTTAGCGATGACTTTGAGCTAGCAGTAAGTCTAAAAACTATACTTTATCGCTTTAACTTTCGCATAGTTGAGTTTCAAAATGAGCGCGAGATTATAGCTGATTTTGACGCTGGTAGCAGATACGACCTTTATGTTTTTGAACTAAAGTCAAAAAACATAAACCTAAATTTAGTAAAATTCATACGCGATAATGAAAATTTTACCCCTATCATGCTTATCCTAGATGAGCGGCGCCCAGAGGTTTTTAAGAAAATTTATTACGCTAGGGTTGATGGTTTTATAGTTAAGCCATTCTTGCCTGATGAGATCATTTTTCATTTTTTCAAACTAACAAAATCTCTTTTAGGAACTCGTTTTGAGTTTGAAAATGGTCTAGTTTTTGACAGAAGTACACTTTTAATCACATACGATCAAGAAAAAATTTACCTTGGTAAAAAAGAGGCGATGCTACTTGAGTCACTAGGCAAAAACTCTCCGCATGTTGTTACTTTTAGCGAGCTTGAGTACTTTATCTATCACGGCGAAAATATCTCACAAGACCGCTTGCGTTCGCTTGTAAGAGAGCTTCGCGCCAAACTGCCAATAGACATCATAAAAACTGTACGCGGGGTTGGATACCGCATAGATTATATAGTTAGGGATAGATGATGAAATTTCTTTTTTCTCTATTTTTTATCACGCTTAGCCTTTTTGCAGGCGATTTTGAGTTTATAAGAGCCGAGCAGTTTGACCATACAAATGGCGTCCGCTCTTATGCATTTGTAGTAACAGATAAAAACTTACAAACCAAAACTATAGCAGACTTACTAAATTTAGACTCTAGTTTTCTTGTAGTAGCAAAAATTCGAGTCCTAAATGGTAATAAAAGCTACTATTTGCATGCTTATAAAAATGGTGAAAAAGCACTCGAGATAGACCTCTCACGAAGCGGGGCATGGGAAATTTTAGAAGCATTTAAGCGCTCATCTTTATAATTTTGCAAGTTTTTATCACTTACAAAGCCTTTAAAGGCTAAAATAAAGCAAAAACTAAAAGGCTAAAAATGAATATAACTCTACTAAATTTCACTCCGCTAAATGTTTGCTCGCACGCGATACGCACATGCTGGCAAAGCTTTGAACGAGGGGATAATGGCGGCGAGAAAGACCTTGAGCTGATTGACCGTGTTGGCAACAAAAATAAGCATGCAAGTACACTTGAGCATCTTTATTACAACTTCTATATTCAAGGAATTTCACGCGCCCTACTTCAAGAGCTAGCACGCCACCGTATCGCGAGTCTAAGCGTAAAATCAACTCGCTACACATTAAAAGAGTTAAAAAATGAAGCTGAGTTTAAATATGGTGAGTTTGATAGAGCCAGTTCTTATATAGTGCTAACAGGAAACGAAATGGTTGATAATGCAAGCATTACAGCACTTGAAAATTTACGCAAAATTCTAAGCACCACAACAACCAGCCTTGACATCGTTAAATACTGCCTGCCTGAGTGCTACAAAACAGAGCTTACATGGAGCGTGAATGCTAGAAGCCTGCAAAACTTTCTTTCACTTCGCTCTAGCAAGTCAGCCCTTTGGGAGATACGAAACCTAGCAAACGCCGTTTATGACGCACTTCCAGCTGAACATAAATTTATATTTAAAGAGTGTATACAGGGATAGTTTTAGCGGATTGTCAAAGATGGCTAAATCCGCTATTTTAAGACTTCACTTAAGTGTAAATTTTATGCCATTTTAAAGTGGGTATTTTTAAAATCAAGCAAATTTATAAATTTTTAATATTTTCAAGATGCGTAAAAAAGGTGTATTTTAAAGCGATACGACATAAAATTTATAAAAATTTATTAGTTTTTATGCAAAATTAAACTTTGCAAAGTATAATAAAATCTTAAACTTTCAATTAGGATCTTGTATGGAAAAATTCACAGAGCTTGTGAGGCTACTAAATTCGTTTATTTGGGGACCTTATTTTCTTATCGCCCTACTTTGCGGAACTGGGCTTTACTTCACTATAAAACTAAAATTTGTTCAGATTTTTAAGTTTAAGATGGGGCTTCGTAGGCTTTTTGGAAATTTCTCACTTCACGGCGAAAAGGCTGGCGAACACGGCATGAGTTCGTTTCAAGCTGTGGCAACCGCGATAGCAGCTCAAGTTGGGACGGGAAATTTAGTTGGAGCTAGCACGGCCTTGGTTATGGGTGGACCTGGAGCTATATTTTGGATGTGGATAGCGGCATTTTTTGGTATGGCAACAAATTTTGCCGAAATTTGCCTAGCTCAAATTTATAAGACAAAAGATGATAGCAATCACATCATAGGCGGCCCAGCCTTTTATATCTCAAAAGGCATAGGTGGCAAGGTAGGCAAAATTTTAGCCATATTTTTTGCCTGTGCTATCATCGCAGCTCTTGGCTGTATGGGGAATATGGTTCAAGCAAATTCCATCTCAGACGGCTTTTCTTCAGCATTTAACATACCAAAATGGGTAACTGGTGCCATACTAGCGCTTATTTGTGCTGTTGTATTTATAGGTGGGATAAAGTCTATCGCTCGTATAGCAGAAAAGATAGTCCCTACTATGGCGATCCTTTATGTGATAATAGGCTTTATAATTATATGTTATAACTTGGAACAAATTCCAGCGATATTTTCACTCATTATCGAAGCAGCCTTTAACCCAGCCGCAGCATGGGGAGGCGCTACTGGCGCTACAATGGCAGCGGCAATACGCTACGGCATAGCTAGAGGTCTTTTTTCAAATGAAGCTGGTATGGGCTCAACCCCACACGCACATGCAGCCGCAAAGGTAAAGCACCCAGTCGATCAAGCTGTACTTGGGATAATGAGCGTTTTTGTGGATACTTTTATTGTTTTAAATATCACTGTTTTAGTCATTCTAAGCTCTGGTGTGGTCGCTTTTAAAGAGGTTTCGGCTGGAAAATTTGAGCCAGTTTTTAAAGGCATACAGCTCGTACAAGAGGCGTTTTCTACCCATATATTAGGTAGTTTTGGCTACTCATTTGTGGCAGTTTGTCTTTTCTTTTTTGCATTTACAACCATTGTCGGGTGGTATTATTTTGCTGAAGTAAATATCCGCTATTTATTTGGGAAAAAGGGGATAAAATTCTTACAAATTTTAGTAGTTGTATTTGTATTTTTGGGTAGTCTTTCAAAGATAGATCTCGTTTGGGAGTTAGCTGATCTTTTTAATGGATTAATGGTCTTACCAAATCTTATCGCGATACTCATACTAAGTCCAGTTGTAGTAAAGCTACTTAGAGATCATAATGATGGCAAAAAGTACGACCAGCGCGACTATGTAAAGTGATTTGCTAAGAGTTAAGAAATTTATTTAGCATTATAAGAAGCATAACACTTAAAAGCGCGATGATCCAGCGCTTTTGTGCTATGCGTGAAATTTTGTGAGCAGTTTTTACACCAAAATACACCCCTATAACAGCCCCTATGCCCAACATCGCACCGATAGTGTAGTTTACAAAGCCGTGCAAAGCAAGACTTACAAACCCAGAGATAGAAGCAAAAATAACAAAAAACAGCCCCGCTGATGCAGCCTTTTTTATATCATAGTTTAAAAAACCAACAAGCAAAGGTATGATAAGAGCAGAGCCGCCGATACCCATACTTATGGCTGTTGTGCCTATTATTAATCCAATTAAAAAGAGTAAAAATTTTGACTCATTTGGCGCACCTTTTGGCTCTGATGGCGTGGTTAAGAGCTTTGCAAGATTTAATATCTGCAAAACTATTAGCATGCCAAGCAAAAATTTAGATGAAAAAAACTCAACCACAAATCCGCTTGCCATCGCACCGAAAAACCCACCAAGCCCTAAAATCAGAGCTGGCTTTACATCAAGTATTTTTGATTTAAAATTTACATATGAACCAAAAGCTGAGCTAAAAAGCATCTGCATTATACTAACACCAACGGCAAATTTCATATCATAGCCAAAAAGTAGCATACTAGGCACAACTACCGCACCGCCACCTATGCCAAAAAATCCACCTGCAAACCCCACAAATAGCCCTAAAATGATAAATAATAAATCCATGCGTATCCTTTATGTTATTGTATCACTATTTGGGTAAAAGTGTGGTTATGTTTAGTTTTTGTGAAGTTCATGTATCTTTTTTAGCCACTCATCAAGCGTCTTTTCAAAGCCAATGCCTTTGCTTTTATAAAATTTTAGTGGTTTTTGAAGGTATTTTTGCTCAACCCATCCGCCAAAATCATGCGGATAAAGGTAGTCTTTTTTTTCCGGTGCTGTATTTATAAGATACTTTGGAATTTCAAGCTTTGGTTCATTCTGAGCGTAATTTAGGGCAGAATTTATCGCCATATAGCTAGAGTTTGACTTTGGCGAGCTAGCTAGATATACAGCGCACTGAGCCAATATAATGCGCGCTTCAGGATAGCCTATCTTGCTGACGGCAGTAAGCGTGCTGGTGGCTAAATTTAGGGCATTTGGATTTGCATTGCCAATGTCTTCACTAGAAAATATAACCAACCTTCTTGCGATAAAATCTGCACTCTCGCCAGCAGCTATCAGTCTTGCAAGGTAGTAAATAGCAGCATCAACATCGCTCCCACGAAGGCTTTTTATAAGAGCACTAGCTAAGTGATAGTGTGTATCATCGCTACTGACCCCTTCATTTATGGCATTTGCTCTAAGAACTCGTAAATTTTCAAGAGTAACTTTTTCATCAAGTGCGATAGCAAATTCCAGCAAATTTAGCATACTCCTTGCATCTCCGCCACTACTTTTTAAAAGATACTCTTTTGCTTCATTTGAAATTTCAAACCTTACGCTTTGCCCTACTCTTTCTAGTAACTTTTCAAAATCCCCCGTATTTAAGGGCTTAAACTCAAAAAGCATTGAGCGGCTGCGTATACCAGAACTTAGAGTAAAAAATGGATTTTCCGTGCTTGCACCGATGATAAGTGCACGGTAGTTTTCCATGGGTATCAAAAGTGCTTCTTGCTGTGTTTTGCTAAGACGATGCACCTCATCTATGAAAAAAAGTGGTTTATTTAACGCATTTTCGTAGTTTTTTAGGATTCGGCGAAATTCCTCTATCTTTAAATTCCCACCATCAAACTCGTAAAAATCATAACTTAACGAGCTTGCCAAAGCCCTAGCAAAACTAGTTTTACCACAGCCAGCCAAGCCATAAAACATACTGTGTGGTACCTTGTCATTTTGGATGAATTTTTTAAAAACGGCTACCACATCGCTCTGACCACAAATTTCATCAAGAGTTTTTGGGCGAAATTTTAGAGCAAACATAGGCGTCCTTTTTATTTTTGTAAAATTATACTAAAAACCGCCTTTATCAAGACAAAAAACTAAATTTTGCCCTTTTTTAGTAGCCAGTAAATGTGTGGATTTATGACAGTTTCTCCGCGTGCAGCACAAAGCACGACCTCATCGTAGTAATAATCACAAGTCCCATAAGCATGATACTCATACGCACCAAAGCCATATCCCATGGGCGTGATCTCATTTCTGGCATACCAAGCAACCTTTGCGTCAATGTATTGTTTTGAGTCATTTGTGTAGACAAAAAGCGCTATCTCATCACGGTTTTTTTGACGCATCAACCAGATAAAAGCATTACCAATGTCATTAAAAAAATGGGTATCGCCGTTAGGAAGAACGGCTTGAGCGGTGTTGTAAAGATCTGTTATTAGTGTTTTGCTCTCACTACAAAGGTACTTATCAAGCTCGATCTCAAGCGGTTTTTTTTCACTATTTCCACTTACAACTAAAATTTTTGTATCACTAATATCAGCTGAAAATATCAATAGCCCCAAAACACCAAGCAAAAGAACGCCAGCAAAAATTTGCTTTATCACAGCAAAACTCCGACATTAAAGTAGTATTTTGCCACATAAAAACTACATATCATCGCATTTAAAACAAGCCAAAATGTTGAAAGCTCAAGCAGATGTGTATAGCTTTTTTTTGTAACTAGCTCGACTAAAAAAGGTGCGATACCAAAGAAGATTCCCAAAAACAAAGAGCCCCAAATCAAATAACCAATATAAAAATAATCCTTTAAAAGCATGCAATAAGGGCATTTATGGTTTGGCTGCTCATAGACATAAAGTCCAAAAAAGTATGTTATAGCGTAGTAAGCCACAAAAAGATATAGTAAATTTAGTGCAAATGTAGCCATTGATTGTTTTAGTGTGTTTAGTGTTATTATGGCTACTAAGATGACATAAAAAAATGTAGCGAGCATGGCTTGCGTATAGCCAAATGGCAGCTTTGGTGCCTGAAATACGACCGAGCAACAAAACACTGGCACTCGTAGCGGGATATTTGTAAAAAATAAAATTTCAACGACAAACTCAAGCAAGATAAAGACAAAAAGTATGCTAAAAAGAGCGTATTTGCGCTTTAAAAATGGGAAATTTACCTCTTTTAAATCTAGCGCATTTATAATAAGCCACAAACCAAGTCCAAAGATAAGTAAAATTTTTAGCAAAAGCAATAAATTTCCATATCCGTTTGAGCCCACCACTCCAGCTGAACACATCGCGCCTGGAACTACATTTGCAAGCTCATTTACCGTAAGTGCAAAAAAGATAAATAAAACTATCTTGCAAGTTATGGTAAAAAATAGTATGGTGTTTATTAGGTAGTTGCGCTTTTCAAGGCTATATTGTAAATTTGTAGTGGCGTTAAAGTCCCAGTGTCTGACTATGCGTATGATATTTATCTGCGAAATGCCGAGCAAAACTATAATAACAAGCTCGATAGCTAAAAATGCGATGACCTCATTTGAAAGAAAGATACTCATAAAATTTCGCCATCTCGCATATTTATACGCTTATCAACAAACTCAAGCTCATCAAAAAGCAAGTCGTGCGTGGCGACGATAAGAGTTTTGTTTAAAGATTTAAATTTTTGCATCATTTGGATAAACAT
The genomic region above belongs to Campylobacter suis and contains:
- a CDS encoding cytochrome c3 family protein, coding for MKISKKVLAAIILVSGIIGFLVVLPVHYALEETSGDKFCVVCHEMDPMVMSYQHDVHSGKGATGTKAKCVDCHIPHDNLAKYVLTKAKNGIVEGYVHFFGDPDSIDWHKNRKNRESYVFDNGCMSCHTDILTTTASSQQAKKMHAHYTKLLNTDKEIKCVSCHTTTGHGGQMRNYLEYYKPTLKIYENKMLGERIKAKQEFFGKDYELSKEEREYLEKNTNKKSGH
- a CDS encoding replication-associated recombination protein A gives rise to the protein MFALKFRPKTLDEICGQSDVVAVFKKFIQNDKVPHSMFYGLAGCGKTSFARALASSLSYDFYEFDGGNLKIEEFRRILKNYENALNKPLFFIDEVHRLSKTQQEALLIPMENYRALIIGASTENPFFTLSSGIRSRSMLFEFKPLNTGDFEKLLERVGQSVRFEISNEAKEYLLKSSGGDARSMLNLLEFAIALDEKVTLENLRVLRANAINEGVSSDDTHYHLASALIKSLRGSDVDAAIYYLARLIAAGESADFIARRLVIFSSEDIGNANPNALNLATSTLTAVSKIGYPEARIILAQCAVYLASSPKSNSSYMAINSALNYAQNEPKLEIPKYLINTAPEKKDYLYPHDFGGWVEQKYLQKPLKFYKSKGIGFEKTLDEWLKKIHELHKN
- a CDS encoding alanine/glycine:cation symporter family protein codes for the protein MEKFTELVRLLNSFIWGPYFLIALLCGTGLYFTIKLKFVQIFKFKMGLRRLFGNFSLHGEKAGEHGMSSFQAVATAIAAQVGTGNLVGASTALVMGGPGAIFWMWIAAFFGMATNFAEICLAQIYKTKDDSNHIIGGPAFYISKGIGGKVGKILAIFFACAIIAALGCMGNMVQANSISDGFSSAFNIPKWVTGAILALICAVVFIGGIKSIARIAEKIVPTMAILYVIIGFIIICYNLEQIPAIFSLIIEAAFNPAAAWGGATGATMAAAIRYGIARGLFSNEAGMGSTPHAHAAAKVKHPVDQAVLGIMSVFVDTFIVLNITVLVILSSGVVAFKEVSAGKFEPVFKGIQLVQEAFSTHILGSFGYSFVAVCLFFFAFTTIVGWYYFAEVNIRYLFGKKGIKFLQILVVVFVFLGSLSKIDLVWELADLFNGLMVLPNLIAILILSPVVVKLLRDHNDGKKYDQRDYVK
- the thyX gene encoding FAD-dependent thymidylate synthase, with amino-acid sequence MNITLLNFTPLNVCSHAIRTCWQSFERGDNGGEKDLELIDRVGNKNKHASTLEHLYYNFYIQGISRALLQELARHRIASLSVKSTRYTLKELKNEAEFKYGEFDRASSYIVLTGNEMVDNASITALENLRKILSTTTTSLDIVKYCLPECYKTELTWSVNARSLQNFLSLRSSKSALWEIRNLANAVYDALPAEHKFIFKECIQG
- a CDS encoding flavocytochrome c, whose protein sequence is MKNLSRREMLKMSMVGASALALSAVNANASAVDAKGVKFDEEWDVIVIGSGFAGLAAALTSAKKGNKVLILEKMGRIGGNSVINGGGMSVCANPVQAKTGIKDSKELFIADCMKAGLGINHPELLNAIADRGIDALNFLIENGVQFKEHCAHFGGHTVARSMLTTNDSGSGYIQPMLEKFEALKDSGCELRRRAKFDDFVMEGDRVVGVVIREEYKFDSKLYSDDLENTSGTKKTLKAKKGVVLASGGFSNDKAFRKLQDPRIPDDVDATNHAGATAGALLKAFEIGAYPVQIDWIQFGPWASPDEKGFGTGPILTQQGTFKYGIAVDVRNGKRFMNELADRKTRADAEFKILREAPGKYPITFADTKMAFKDLSEDVIQKGLASGKLVGECANLDEIASKYGVPADALKETVKKYNEGVRAKKDEFGKQESALSEINEAGPFYVIRLSPKPHHTMGGLKINEKAEVISAKTNKAIPGLYAAGEVTGGTHGASRLGTVAITDCIVFGMIAGENI
- a CDS encoding sulfite exporter TauE/SafE family protein, which codes for MDLLFIILGLFVGFAGGFFGIGGGAVVVPSMLLFGYDMKFAVGVSIMQMLFSSAFGSYVNFKSKILDVKPALILGLGGFFGAMASGFVVEFFSSKFLLGMLIVLQILNLAKLLTTPSEPKGAPNESKFLLFLIGLIIGTTAISMGIGGSALIIPLLVGFLNYDIKKAASAGLFFVIFASISGFVSLALHGFVNYTIGAMLGIGAVIGVYFGVKTAHKISRIAQKRWIIALLSVMLLIMLNKFLNS
- a CDS encoding response regulator transcription factor; its protein translation is MKRILLFSDDFELAVSLKTILYRFNFRIVEFQNEREIIADFDAGSRYDLYVFELKSKNINLNLVKFIRDNENFTPIMLILDERRPEVFKKIYYARVDGFIVKPFLPDEIIFHFFKLTKSLLGTRFEFENGLVFDRSTLLITYDQEKIYLGKKEAMLLESLGKNSPHVVTFSELEYFIYHGENISQDRLRSLVRELRAKLPIDIIKTVRGVGYRIDYIVRDR
- a CDS encoding cytochrome c3 family protein gives rise to the protein MKKLKLTAILMCFFSIYLFAAADINTTTVKTIVISDELRQKHKIKPHHEHLAFDCIDCHEGQGDDPSKFKAIGDKGCLSCHKSKAFMAQRLKFMDTLKANPHNSVHDGPTLYCDECHFEHKQSTNMCTECHEHEVPQWMGVTP
- a CDS encoding ATP-binding protein, which codes for MFTNRYSELKLLNDEYVSNNFAFTILYGRRRVGKTTLIKEFIKDKPAIYFLATLENFSVVLKRFQLLVAEFLNDNFLKELQLRDFKQLFEYIGQKNFSQKLVIIIDEFQYLGKLDESIASQFQLIVDEILKNKNIHLILCGSIISMMYEQTLSYSSPLYGRRTSQIKLEAINFEYLKEFFPSKSQNELIELYAVLYGVPKYLEMFSDSGEILNSIEANILNPNSYLYNEPQFILQNEVNEPVTYFSILEAIANGEHKLGSIASRLGKNVQNITSFIAKLTELDIIYKEVPILEDNPAKSKKGLYFIKDNFFRFWFCYVLPYKSQLELGNTNYVRKKIAENFNGFISPVYEQLCIEYLLKNYELLKCGRHWDKDLEIDAIGISKDYIILAECKYSNKKVGVDILEQLKQKASRLNSNLAVKHYILFSKCGFTDELKKIKSDEVVLVENIQFKI